The Meriones unguiculatus strain TT.TT164.6M chromosome 6, Bangor_MerUng_6.1, whole genome shotgun sequence genome has a window encoding:
- the Usp19 gene encoding ubiquitin carboxyl-terminal hydrolase 19 isoform X10, whose amino-acid sequence MSGGASAAGPRRGPPGLEEATSKKKQKDRANQESKDGDPRRVSTPRKEQTKEELLLDWRQSADEVIVKLRTGALRLEEADAAFTDTDCVVRLPDGRQWGGVFFAEIQSSCAKVQARKGGLLQLALPKKVPLLTWPSLLKKPQGTQELVPGLRCQENGQELPPISLEPCSEPRRAKPEARNQKRAQGRGEVGSGAGPGAQAGPSAKRAVHLRRGPEGEGSSDGPGPQGDAPPFLSDSATQVEVEEQLHVPPLNPQTSLLGSEKNLALLTGEKTLSPRNDTVSAVMVRNRDPEKDDHGKEEMAVGADSANLVDEPESMVNLAFVKNDSYEKGPDSVVVHVYVKEICRNASRVLFREQDFTLIFQTRDGNFLRLHPGCGPHTIFRWQVKLRNLIEPEQCTFCFTASRIDICLRKRQSQRWGGLEAPATRVGGAKVAVPTGPTPLDSTPPGGAPHPLTGQEEARAVEKEKPKARSEDSGLDGVVARTPLEHVTPKPEPHLASPKPTCMVPPMPHSPVSGDSVEEEEEEEKKVCLPGFTGLVNLGNTCFMNSVIQSLSNTRELRDFFHDRSFEAEINYNNPLGTGGRLAIGFAVLLRALWKGTHQAFQPSKLKAIVASKASQFTGYAQHDAQEFMAFLLDGLHEDLNRIQNKPYTETVDSDGRPDEVVAEEAWQRHKMRNDSFIVDLFQGQYKSKLVCPVCAKVSITFDPFLYLPVPLPQKQKVLPIFYFAREPHSKPIKFLVSVSKENSSASEVLDSLSQSVHVKPENLRLAEVIKNRFHRVFLPSHSLDAVSPTDMLLCFELLSPELAKERVVVLEVQQVPSIPISKCAACQRKQQSEDEKLKRCTRCYRVGYCNQFCQKTHWPDHKGLCRPENIGYPFLVSVPASRLTYARLAQLLEGYARYSVSVFQPPFQPGRMALESQSPGCTTLLSTSSLEAGDSEREPIQPSELQLVTPVADGDTGASRMWAPPDRGPVPSTSGISSEMLASGPIEGCSLLASERVSRPEAAVPGYQHSSEATNTHTPQFFIYKIDAANREQRLEDKGETPLELGDDCSLALVWRNNERLQEFVLVASKELECAEDPGSAGEAARAGHFTLDQCLNLFTRPEVLAPEEAWYCPQCKQHREASKQLLLWRLPNVLIVQLKRFSFRSFIWRDKINDLVEFPVRNLDLSKFCIGQKEEQLPSYDLYAVINHYGGMIGGHYTACARLPNDRSSQRSDVGWRLFDDSTVTTVDESQVVTRYAYVLFYRRRNSPVERPPRAGHSEHHADLGPAAEAAASQGLGPGQAPEVAPTRTAPERFAPPVDRPAPTYSNMEEVD is encoded by the exons GGTGGTCTTCTACAGTTGGCACTGCCCAAGAAGGTGCCCCTGCTCACGTGGCCCTCTCTCCTG AAGAAACCTCAAGGGACCCAAGAGCTGGTGCCAGGGTTGCGGTGCCAGGAGAATGGGCAAGAGCTGCCTCCCATTTCCCTGGAGCCATGCTCTGAGCCCCGCAGAGCTAAACCGGAAGCCCGAAACCAGAAGCGGGCCCAGGGCCGTGGTGAGGTAGGCTCAGGCGCTGGCCCTGGGGCACAGGCAGGGCCTAGCGCCAAGAGGGCCGTGCATCTCCGCAGAGGGCCAGAAGGGGAAGGGTCCAGTGATGGCCCTGGCCCCCAGGGTGATGCCCCACCCTTCCTGTCTGACTCGGCCACCCAG GTTGAGGTTGAGGAGCAGCTCCATGTACCACCGCTGAACCCTCAAACCAGTCTCCTGGGCTCAGAGAAGAATTTAGCCCTTTTGACAGGAGAGAAGACACTGTCCCCCAGGAATGACACGGTCTCTGCAGTCATGGTCCGCAACAGAGACCCCGAGAAAGATGACCATGGCAAAGAGGAGATGGCAGTCGGAGCAGATTCTGCAAACTTGGTGGATG AACCAGAGTCCATGGTGAACCTGGCATTTGTCAAGAATGACTCATACGAGAAGGGGCCGGACTCCGTGGTGGTGCACGTGTATGTGAAGGAGATCTGCAGGAACGCCTCTCGAGTCCTTTTCCGAGAGCAGGACTTCACGCTCATCTTCCAGACCAG GGATGGAAATTTCCTGAGGCTGCATCCGGGCTGCGGGCCCCACACCATCTTCCGCTGGCAGGTGAAGCTCAG GAACCTGATTGAGCCAGAGCAGTGCACATTTTGTTTCACGGCCTCTCGCATCGATATCTGCCTCCGGAAGCGGCAGAGTCAGCGCTGGGGGGGGCTGGAGGCCCCAGCTACACGAG TGGGTGGTGCAAAGGTTGCCGTGCCGACAGGTCCAACCCCTTTGGATTCAACCCCTCCAGGAGGTGCCCCCCACCCCCTGACAGGCCAGGAAGAAGCTAgggctgtggagaaagaaaaacccaaGGCTCGGTCAGAGGACTCAGGGCTGGATGGTGTGGTGGCCCGCACCCCCTTGGAGCATGTAACTCCAAAGCCAGAACCACACTTGGCCTCG CCCAAACCCACATGTATGGTGCCTCCAATGCCTCATAGTCCGGTGAGTGGAGATAgtgtagaggaggaggaagaggaagagaagaaggtgtGTCTGCCAGGCTTTACTGGCCTTGTCAACTTAGGAAACACCTGCTTCATGAATAGTGTCATTCAGTCTCTGTCCAACACTCGGGAGCTTCGTGACTTCTTCCATG ACCGATCCTTTGAAGCCGAGATTAACTACAACAACCCACTGGGGACTGGTGGGCGTCTGGCCATTGGCTTTGCTGTGCTCCTCCGGGCCCTGTGGAAGGGGACTCACCAAGCCTTTCAGCCCTCCAAGCTAAAG GCCATTGTAGCAAGCAAAGCCAGCCAGTTCACGGGCTATGCGCAACATGATGCCCAAGAGTTCATGGCTTTCTTGTTGGATGGGCTACATGAGGACCTGAATCGGATCCAAAACAAGCCCTACACAGAGACTGTGGACTCAGATGGACGGCCTGACGAG gtgGTAgctgaggaagcatggcagcGGCACAAGATGAGGAACGACTCATTCATTGTGGACCTGTTTCAGGGCCAGTACAAGTCGAAACTGGTGTGCCCTGTGTGTGCCAAG GTCTCCATTACTTTTGACCCGTTCCTTTATCTGCCGGTGCCCTTGCCACAAAAGCAAAAGGTTCTCCCCATCTTTTATTTTGCCAGGGAGCCCCACAGCAAACCCATCAAG TTCCTGGTGAGTGTTAGCAAGGAGAACTCCAGCGCAAGTGAAGTTTTGGATTCCCTCTCTCAGAGTGTCCATGTGAAGCCTGAGAACCTGCGCCTGGCTGAG GTAATTAAGAATCGTTTCCACCGCGTTTTCTTGCCCTCCCACTCACTGGACGCCGTGTCCCCAACTGACATGCTCCTCTGCTTTGAGCTGCTATCCCCAGAGCTGGCTAAGGAGCGGGTAGTGGTGCTAGAGGTGCAGCAG GTACCCAGCATCCCTATCTCCAAGTGTGCAGCCTGCCAGCGGAAGCAGCAGTCAGAGGACGAAAAGCTGAAGCGCTGTACCCGTTGCTACCGCGTGGGCTACTGCAACCA gtTCTGCCAGAAAACCCATTGGCCTGACCACAAAGGCCTCTGTCGCCCTGAGAACATTGGCTACCCCTTCCTGGTCAGTGTACCTGCTTCACGCCTCACTTATGCCCGTCTTGCTCAGCTACTAGAAGGTTATGCCCG GTACTCTGTGAGCGTATTCCAACCACCCTTCCAACCTGGCCGGATGGCTTTGGAATCCCAGAGCCCTGGCTGTACCACATTGCTTTCAACCAGCTCCCTGGAGGCTGGGGATAGTGAACGAGAACCCATTCAGCCTTCTGAGCTCCAGTTGGTGACTCCTGTGGCTGATGGGGATACCGGGGCTTCCCGCATGTGGGCACCTCCTGATCGGGGTCCTGTACCGAGCACCAGTGGAATTTCTTCTGAGATGCTGGCCAGTGGGCCTATCGAGGGTTGTTCCTTGCTTGCTAGTGAGAGGGTGTCCCGGCCAGAAG CTGCTGTGCCTGGATACCAACACTCAAGTGAAGCCACGAATACCCACACACCCCAGTTTTTCATCTATAAAATTGATGCAGCAAACCGAGAACAGCGGCTTGAGGACAAAG GGGAGACACCGTTGGAGCTGGGTGATGACTGCAGCCTGGCTCTGGTGTGGCGGAACAATGAACGCCTGCAGGAGTTCGTGTTGGTAGCTTCCAAGGAGCTGGAGTGCGCTGAAGATCCAGGCTCCGCCGGCGAGGCTGCCCGCGCTGGCCACTTCACCCTGGACCAGTGCCTCAACCTCTTCACTCGGCCTGAAGTACTGGCACCTGAGGAGGCCTG GTACTGCCCACAGTGCAAACAGCATCGAGAGGCCTCTAAGCAGCTGCTGTTGTGGCGCCTTCCAAATGTGCTCATTGTGCAGCTCAAGCGCTTCTCCTTCCGCAGTTTCATTTGGCGTGACAAGATCAATGACTTGGTGGAGTTTCCTGTTCG GAACCTGGACTTGAGCAAGTTCTGTATTGGTCAGAAAGAGGAGCAGCTTCCCAGCTATGACCTGTATGCTGTCATCAACCACTATGGAGGCATGATTGGTGGCCACTACACTGCCTGTGCGCGTCTGCCCAACGATCGCAGTAGCCAGCGCAGTGACGTGG GCTGGCGCTTGTTTGACGACAGCACGGTGACGACAGTAGACGAGAGCCAGGTTGTGACGCGCTATGCCTATGTGCTCTTCTACCGCCGGCGGAACTCTCCTGTGGAGAGGCCTCCCAGGGCAGGACACTCTGAGCACCATGCAGACCTAGGCCCTGCAGCAGAGGCTGCTGCCagccag GGACTAGGCCCTGGCCAGGCCCCCGAGGTGGCCCCCACGCGGACAGCCCCTGAACGCTTCGCCCCCCCTGTGGACCGCCCAGCCCCCACGTACAGCAACATGGAGGAGGTCGATTAG
- the Usp19 gene encoding ubiquitin carboxyl-terminal hydrolase 19 isoform X9, which translates to MSGGASAAGPRRGPPGLEEATSKKKQKDRANQESKDGDPRRVSTPRKEQTKEELLLDWRQSADEVIVKLRTGALRLEEADAAFTDTDCVVRLPDGRQWGGVFFAEIQSSCAKVQARKGGLLQLALPKKVPLLTWPSLLKPQGTQELVPGLRCQENGQELPPISLEPCSEPRRAKPEARNQKRAQGRGEVGSGAGPGAQAGPSAKRAVHLRRGPEGEGSSDGPGPQGDAPPFLSDSATQVEVEEQLHVPPLNPQTSLLGSEKNLALLTGEKTLSPRNDTVSAVMVRNRDPEKDDHGKEEMAVGADSANLVDEPESMVNLAFVKNDSYEKGPDSVVVHVYVKEICRNASRVLFREQDFTLIFQTRDGNFLRLHPGCGPHTIFRWQVKLRNLIEPEQCTFCFTASRIDICLRKRQSQRWGGLEAPATRVGGAKVAVPTGPTPLDSTPPGGAPHPLTGQEEARAVEKEKPKARSEDSGLDGVVARTPLEHVTPKPEPHLASPKPTCMVPPMPHSPVSGDSVEEEEEEEKKVCLPGFTGLVNLGNTCFMNSVIQSLSNTRELRDFFHDRSFEAEINYNNPLGTGGRLAIGFAVLLRALWKGTHQAFQPSKLKAIVASKASQFTGYAQHDAQEFMAFLLDGLHEDLNRIQNKPYTETVDSDGRPDEVVAEEAWQRHKMRNDSFIVDLFQGQYKSKLVCPVCAKVSITFDPFLYLPVPLPQKQKVLPIFYFAREPHSKPIKFLVSVSKENSSASEVLDSLSQSVHVKPENLRLAEVIKNRFHRVFLPSHSLDAVSPTDMLLCFELLSPELAKERVVVLEVQQRPQVPSIPISKCAACQRKQQSEDEKLKRCTRCYRVGYCNQFCQKTHWPDHKGLCRPENIGYPFLVSVPASRLTYARLAQLLEGYARYSVSVFQPPFQPGRMALESQSPGCTTLLSTSSLEAGDSEREPIQPSELQLVTPVADGDTGASRMWAPPDRGPVPSTSGISSEMLASGPIEGCSLLASERVSRPEAAVPGYQHSSEATNTHTPQFFIYKIDAANREQRLEDKGETPLELGDDCSLALVWRNNERLQEFVLVASKELECAEDPGSAGEAARAGHFTLDQCLNLFTRPEVLAPEEAWYCPQCKQHREASKQLLLWRLPNVLIVQLKRFSFRSFIWRDKINDLVEFPVRNLDLSKFCIGQKEEQLPSYDLYAVINHYGGMIGGHYTACARLPNDRSSQRSDVGWRLFDDSTVTTVDESQVVTRYAYVLFYRRRNSPVERPPRAGHSEHHADLGPAAEAAASQGLGPGQAPEVAPTRTAPERFAPPVDRPAPTYSNMEEVD; encoded by the exons GGTGGTCTTCTACAGTTGGCACTGCCCAAGAAGGTGCCCCTGCTCACGTGGCCCTCTCTCCTG AAACCTCAAGGGACCCAAGAGCTGGTGCCAGGGTTGCGGTGCCAGGAGAATGGGCAAGAGCTGCCTCCCATTTCCCTGGAGCCATGCTCTGAGCCCCGCAGAGCTAAACCGGAAGCCCGAAACCAGAAGCGGGCCCAGGGCCGTGGTGAGGTAGGCTCAGGCGCTGGCCCTGGGGCACAGGCAGGGCCTAGCGCCAAGAGGGCCGTGCATCTCCGCAGAGGGCCAGAAGGGGAAGGGTCCAGTGATGGCCCTGGCCCCCAGGGTGATGCCCCACCCTTCCTGTCTGACTCGGCCACCCAG GTTGAGGTTGAGGAGCAGCTCCATGTACCACCGCTGAACCCTCAAACCAGTCTCCTGGGCTCAGAGAAGAATTTAGCCCTTTTGACAGGAGAGAAGACACTGTCCCCCAGGAATGACACGGTCTCTGCAGTCATGGTCCGCAACAGAGACCCCGAGAAAGATGACCATGGCAAAGAGGAGATGGCAGTCGGAGCAGATTCTGCAAACTTGGTGGATG AACCAGAGTCCATGGTGAACCTGGCATTTGTCAAGAATGACTCATACGAGAAGGGGCCGGACTCCGTGGTGGTGCACGTGTATGTGAAGGAGATCTGCAGGAACGCCTCTCGAGTCCTTTTCCGAGAGCAGGACTTCACGCTCATCTTCCAGACCAG GGATGGAAATTTCCTGAGGCTGCATCCGGGCTGCGGGCCCCACACCATCTTCCGCTGGCAGGTGAAGCTCAG GAACCTGATTGAGCCAGAGCAGTGCACATTTTGTTTCACGGCCTCTCGCATCGATATCTGCCTCCGGAAGCGGCAGAGTCAGCGCTGGGGGGGGCTGGAGGCCCCAGCTACACGAG TGGGTGGTGCAAAGGTTGCCGTGCCGACAGGTCCAACCCCTTTGGATTCAACCCCTCCAGGAGGTGCCCCCCACCCCCTGACAGGCCAGGAAGAAGCTAgggctgtggagaaagaaaaacccaaGGCTCGGTCAGAGGACTCAGGGCTGGATGGTGTGGTGGCCCGCACCCCCTTGGAGCATGTAACTCCAAAGCCAGAACCACACTTGGCCTCG CCCAAACCCACATGTATGGTGCCTCCAATGCCTCATAGTCCGGTGAGTGGAGATAgtgtagaggaggaggaagaggaagagaagaaggtgtGTCTGCCAGGCTTTACTGGCCTTGTCAACTTAGGAAACACCTGCTTCATGAATAGTGTCATTCAGTCTCTGTCCAACACTCGGGAGCTTCGTGACTTCTTCCATG ACCGATCCTTTGAAGCCGAGATTAACTACAACAACCCACTGGGGACTGGTGGGCGTCTGGCCATTGGCTTTGCTGTGCTCCTCCGGGCCCTGTGGAAGGGGACTCACCAAGCCTTTCAGCCCTCCAAGCTAAAG GCCATTGTAGCAAGCAAAGCCAGCCAGTTCACGGGCTATGCGCAACATGATGCCCAAGAGTTCATGGCTTTCTTGTTGGATGGGCTACATGAGGACCTGAATCGGATCCAAAACAAGCCCTACACAGAGACTGTGGACTCAGATGGACGGCCTGACGAG gtgGTAgctgaggaagcatggcagcGGCACAAGATGAGGAACGACTCATTCATTGTGGACCTGTTTCAGGGCCAGTACAAGTCGAAACTGGTGTGCCCTGTGTGTGCCAAG GTCTCCATTACTTTTGACCCGTTCCTTTATCTGCCGGTGCCCTTGCCACAAAAGCAAAAGGTTCTCCCCATCTTTTATTTTGCCAGGGAGCCCCACAGCAAACCCATCAAG TTCCTGGTGAGTGTTAGCAAGGAGAACTCCAGCGCAAGTGAAGTTTTGGATTCCCTCTCTCAGAGTGTCCATGTGAAGCCTGAGAACCTGCGCCTGGCTGAG GTAATTAAGAATCGTTTCCACCGCGTTTTCTTGCCCTCCCACTCACTGGACGCCGTGTCCCCAACTGACATGCTCCTCTGCTTTGAGCTGCTATCCCCAGAGCTGGCTAAGGAGCGGGTAGTGGTGCTAGAGGTGCAGCAG CGCCCCCAGGTACCCAGCATCCCTATCTCCAAGTGTGCAGCCTGCCAGCGGAAGCAGCAGTCAGAGGACGAAAAGCTGAAGCGCTGTACCCGTTGCTACCGCGTGGGCTACTGCAACCA gtTCTGCCAGAAAACCCATTGGCCTGACCACAAAGGCCTCTGTCGCCCTGAGAACATTGGCTACCCCTTCCTGGTCAGTGTACCTGCTTCACGCCTCACTTATGCCCGTCTTGCTCAGCTACTAGAAGGTTATGCCCG GTACTCTGTGAGCGTATTCCAACCACCCTTCCAACCTGGCCGGATGGCTTTGGAATCCCAGAGCCCTGGCTGTACCACATTGCTTTCAACCAGCTCCCTGGAGGCTGGGGATAGTGAACGAGAACCCATTCAGCCTTCTGAGCTCCAGTTGGTGACTCCTGTGGCTGATGGGGATACCGGGGCTTCCCGCATGTGGGCACCTCCTGATCGGGGTCCTGTACCGAGCACCAGTGGAATTTCTTCTGAGATGCTGGCCAGTGGGCCTATCGAGGGTTGTTCCTTGCTTGCTAGTGAGAGGGTGTCCCGGCCAGAAG CTGCTGTGCCTGGATACCAACACTCAAGTGAAGCCACGAATACCCACACACCCCAGTTTTTCATCTATAAAATTGATGCAGCAAACCGAGAACAGCGGCTTGAGGACAAAG GGGAGACACCGTTGGAGCTGGGTGATGACTGCAGCCTGGCTCTGGTGTGGCGGAACAATGAACGCCTGCAGGAGTTCGTGTTGGTAGCTTCCAAGGAGCTGGAGTGCGCTGAAGATCCAGGCTCCGCCGGCGAGGCTGCCCGCGCTGGCCACTTCACCCTGGACCAGTGCCTCAACCTCTTCACTCGGCCTGAAGTACTGGCACCTGAGGAGGCCTG GTACTGCCCACAGTGCAAACAGCATCGAGAGGCCTCTAAGCAGCTGCTGTTGTGGCGCCTTCCAAATGTGCTCATTGTGCAGCTCAAGCGCTTCTCCTTCCGCAGTTTCATTTGGCGTGACAAGATCAATGACTTGGTGGAGTTTCCTGTTCG GAACCTGGACTTGAGCAAGTTCTGTATTGGTCAGAAAGAGGAGCAGCTTCCCAGCTATGACCTGTATGCTGTCATCAACCACTATGGAGGCATGATTGGTGGCCACTACACTGCCTGTGCGCGTCTGCCCAACGATCGCAGTAGCCAGCGCAGTGACGTGG GCTGGCGCTTGTTTGACGACAGCACGGTGACGACAGTAGACGAGAGCCAGGTTGTGACGCGCTATGCCTATGTGCTCTTCTACCGCCGGCGGAACTCTCCTGTGGAGAGGCCTCCCAGGGCAGGACACTCTGAGCACCATGCAGACCTAGGCCCTGCAGCAGAGGCTGCTGCCagccag GGACTAGGCCCTGGCCAGGCCCCCGAGGTGGCCCCCACGCGGACAGCCCCTGAACGCTTCGCCCCCCCTGTGGACCGCCCAGCCCCCACGTACAGCAACATGGAGGAGGTCGATTAG
- the Usp19 gene encoding ubiquitin carboxyl-terminal hydrolase 19 isoform X8 produces MSGGASAAGPRRGPPGLEEATSKKKQKDRANQESKDGDPRRVSTPRKEQTKEELLLDWRQSADEVIVKLRTGALRLEEADAAFTDTDCVVRLPDGRQWGGVFFAEIQSSCAKVQARKGGLLQLALPKKVPLLTWPSLLKKPQGTQELVPGLRCQENGQELPPISLEPCSEPRRAKPEARNQKRAQGRGEVGSGAGPGAQAGPSAKRAVHLRRGPEGEGSSDGPGPQGDAPPFLSDSATQVEVEEQLHVPPLNPQTSLLGSEKNLALLTGEKTLSPRNDTVSAVMVRNRDPEKDDHGKEEMAVGADSANLVDEPESMVNLAFVKNDSYEKGPDSVVVHVYVKEICRNASRVLFREQDFTLIFQTRDGNFLRLHPGCGPHTIFRWQVKLRNLIEPEQCTFCFTASRIDICLRKRQSQRWGGLEAPATRVGGAKVAVPTGPTPLDSTPPGGAPHPLTGQEEARAVEKEKPKARSEDSGLDGVVARTPLEHVTPKPEPHLASPKPTCMVPPMPHSPVSGDSVEEEEEEEKKVCLPGFTGLVNLGNTCFMNSVIQSLSNTRELRDFFHDRSFEAEINYNNPLGTGGRLAIGFAVLLRALWKGTHQAFQPSKLKAIVASKASQFTGYAQHDAQEFMAFLLDGLHEDLNRIQNKPYTETVDSDGRPDEVVAEEAWQRHKMRNDSFIVDLFQGQYKSKLVCPVCAKVSITFDPFLYLPVPLPQKQKVLPIFYFAREPHSKPIKFLVSVSKENSSASEVLDSLSQSVHVKPENLRLAEVIKNRFHRVFLPSHSLDAVSPTDMLLCFELLSPELAKERVVVLEVQQRPQVPSIPISKCAACQRKQQSEDEKLKRCTRCYRVGYCNQFCQKTHWPDHKGLCRPENIGYPFLVSVPASRLTYARLAQLLEGYARYSVSVFQPPFQPGRMALESQSPGCTTLLSTSSLEAGDSEREPIQPSELQLVTPVADGDTGASRMWAPPDRGPVPSTSGISSEMLASGPIEGCSLLASERVSRPEAAVPGYQHSSEATNTHTPQFFIYKIDAANREQRLEDKGETPLELGDDCSLALVWRNNERLQEFVLVASKELECAEDPGSAGEAARAGHFTLDQCLNLFTRPEVLAPEEAWYCPQCKQHREASKQLLLWRLPNVLIVQLKRFSFRSFIWRDKINDLVEFPVRNLDLSKFCIGQKEEQLPSYDLYAVINHYGGMIGGHYTACARLPNDRSSQRSDVGWRLFDDSTVTTVDESQVVTRYAYVLFYRRRNSPVERPPRAGHSEHHADLGPAAEAAASQGLGPGQAPEVAPTRTAPERFAPPVDRPAPTYSNMEEVD; encoded by the exons GGTGGTCTTCTACAGTTGGCACTGCCCAAGAAGGTGCCCCTGCTCACGTGGCCCTCTCTCCTG AAGAAACCTCAAGGGACCCAAGAGCTGGTGCCAGGGTTGCGGTGCCAGGAGAATGGGCAAGAGCTGCCTCCCATTTCCCTGGAGCCATGCTCTGAGCCCCGCAGAGCTAAACCGGAAGCCCGAAACCAGAAGCGGGCCCAGGGCCGTGGTGAGGTAGGCTCAGGCGCTGGCCCTGGGGCACAGGCAGGGCCTAGCGCCAAGAGGGCCGTGCATCTCCGCAGAGGGCCAGAAGGGGAAGGGTCCAGTGATGGCCCTGGCCCCCAGGGTGATGCCCCACCCTTCCTGTCTGACTCGGCCACCCAG GTTGAGGTTGAGGAGCAGCTCCATGTACCACCGCTGAACCCTCAAACCAGTCTCCTGGGCTCAGAGAAGAATTTAGCCCTTTTGACAGGAGAGAAGACACTGTCCCCCAGGAATGACACGGTCTCTGCAGTCATGGTCCGCAACAGAGACCCCGAGAAAGATGACCATGGCAAAGAGGAGATGGCAGTCGGAGCAGATTCTGCAAACTTGGTGGATG AACCAGAGTCCATGGTGAACCTGGCATTTGTCAAGAATGACTCATACGAGAAGGGGCCGGACTCCGTGGTGGTGCACGTGTATGTGAAGGAGATCTGCAGGAACGCCTCTCGAGTCCTTTTCCGAGAGCAGGACTTCACGCTCATCTTCCAGACCAG GGATGGAAATTTCCTGAGGCTGCATCCGGGCTGCGGGCCCCACACCATCTTCCGCTGGCAGGTGAAGCTCAG GAACCTGATTGAGCCAGAGCAGTGCACATTTTGTTTCACGGCCTCTCGCATCGATATCTGCCTCCGGAAGCGGCAGAGTCAGCGCTGGGGGGGGCTGGAGGCCCCAGCTACACGAG TGGGTGGTGCAAAGGTTGCCGTGCCGACAGGTCCAACCCCTTTGGATTCAACCCCTCCAGGAGGTGCCCCCCACCCCCTGACAGGCCAGGAAGAAGCTAgggctgtggagaaagaaaaacccaaGGCTCGGTCAGAGGACTCAGGGCTGGATGGTGTGGTGGCCCGCACCCCCTTGGAGCATGTAACTCCAAAGCCAGAACCACACTTGGCCTCG CCCAAACCCACATGTATGGTGCCTCCAATGCCTCATAGTCCGGTGAGTGGAGATAgtgtagaggaggaggaagaggaagagaagaaggtgtGTCTGCCAGGCTTTACTGGCCTTGTCAACTTAGGAAACACCTGCTTCATGAATAGTGTCATTCAGTCTCTGTCCAACACTCGGGAGCTTCGTGACTTCTTCCATG ACCGATCCTTTGAAGCCGAGATTAACTACAACAACCCACTGGGGACTGGTGGGCGTCTGGCCATTGGCTTTGCTGTGCTCCTCCGGGCCCTGTGGAAGGGGACTCACCAAGCCTTTCAGCCCTCCAAGCTAAAG GCCATTGTAGCAAGCAAAGCCAGCCAGTTCACGGGCTATGCGCAACATGATGCCCAAGAGTTCATGGCTTTCTTGTTGGATGGGCTACATGAGGACCTGAATCGGATCCAAAACAAGCCCTACACAGAGACTGTGGACTCAGATGGACGGCCTGACGAG gtgGTAgctgaggaagcatggcagcGGCACAAGATGAGGAACGACTCATTCATTGTGGACCTGTTTCAGGGCCAGTACAAGTCGAAACTGGTGTGCCCTGTGTGTGCCAAG GTCTCCATTACTTTTGACCCGTTCCTTTATCTGCCGGTGCCCTTGCCACAAAAGCAAAAGGTTCTCCCCATCTTTTATTTTGCCAGGGAGCCCCACAGCAAACCCATCAAG TTCCTGGTGAGTGTTAGCAAGGAGAACTCCAGCGCAAGTGAAGTTTTGGATTCCCTCTCTCAGAGTGTCCATGTGAAGCCTGAGAACCTGCGCCTGGCTGAG GTAATTAAGAATCGTTTCCACCGCGTTTTCTTGCCCTCCCACTCACTGGACGCCGTGTCCCCAACTGACATGCTCCTCTGCTTTGAGCTGCTATCCCCAGAGCTGGCTAAGGAGCGGGTAGTGGTGCTAGAGGTGCAGCAG CGCCCCCAGGTACCCAGCATCCCTATCTCCAAGTGTGCAGCCTGCCAGCGGAAGCAGCAGTCAGAGGACGAAAAGCTGAAGCGCTGTACCCGTTGCTACCGCGTGGGCTACTGCAACCA gtTCTGCCAGAAAACCCATTGGCCTGACCACAAAGGCCTCTGTCGCCCTGAGAACATTGGCTACCCCTTCCTGGTCAGTGTACCTGCTTCACGCCTCACTTATGCCCGTCTTGCTCAGCTACTAGAAGGTTATGCCCG GTACTCTGTGAGCGTATTCCAACCACCCTTCCAACCTGGCCGGATGGCTTTGGAATCCCAGAGCCCTGGCTGTACCACATTGCTTTCAACCAGCTCCCTGGAGGCTGGGGATAGTGAACGAGAACCCATTCAGCCTTCTGAGCTCCAGTTGGTGACTCCTGTGGCTGATGGGGATACCGGGGCTTCCCGCATGTGGGCACCTCCTGATCGGGGTCCTGTACCGAGCACCAGTGGAATTTCTTCTGAGATGCTGGCCAGTGGGCCTATCGAGGGTTGTTCCTTGCTTGCTAGTGAGAGGGTGTCCCGGCCAGAAG CTGCTGTGCCTGGATACCAACACTCAAGTGAAGCCACGAATACCCACACACCCCAGTTTTTCATCTATAAAATTGATGCAGCAAACCGAGAACAGCGGCTTGAGGACAAAG GGGAGACACCGTTGGAGCTGGGTGATGACTGCAGCCTGGCTCTGGTGTGGCGGAACAATGAACGCCTGCAGGAGTTCGTGTTGGTAGCTTCCAAGGAGCTGGAGTGCGCTGAAGATCCAGGCTCCGCCGGCGAGGCTGCCCGCGCTGGCCACTTCACCCTGGACCAGTGCCTCAACCTCTTCACTCGGCCTGAAGTACTGGCACCTGAGGAGGCCTG GTACTGCCCACAGTGCAAACAGCATCGAGAGGCCTCTAAGCAGCTGCTGTTGTGGCGCCTTCCAAATGTGCTCATTGTGCAGCTCAAGCGCTTCTCCTTCCGCAGTTTCATTTGGCGTGACAAGATCAATGACTTGGTGGAGTTTCCTGTTCG GAACCTGGACTTGAGCAAGTTCTGTATTGGTCAGAAAGAGGAGCAGCTTCCCAGCTATGACCTGTATGCTGTCATCAACCACTATGGAGGCATGATTGGTGGCCACTACACTGCCTGTGCGCGTCTGCCCAACGATCGCAGTAGCCAGCGCAGTGACGTGG GCTGGCGCTTGTTTGACGACAGCACGGTGACGACAGTAGACGAGAGCCAGGTTGTGACGCGCTATGCCTATGTGCTCTTCTACCGCCGGCGGAACTCTCCTGTGGAGAGGCCTCCCAGGGCAGGACACTCTGAGCACCATGCAGACCTAGGCCCTGCAGCAGAGGCTGCTGCCagccag GGACTAGGCCCTGGCCAGGCCCCCGAGGTGGCCCCCACGCGGACAGCCCCTGAACGCTTCGCCCCCCCTGTGGACCGCCCAGCCCCCACGTACAGCAACATGGAGGAGGTCGATTAG